The proteins below are encoded in one region of Bdellovibrio bacteriovorus:
- a CDS encoding helix-turn-helix transcriptional regulator yields MGKDLGEFRTYIQSHFEKWGFTKAESEIGILILRGLSLREIAGQRGTSETTTRQQALSLYKKASVDGRHQLSAFFLEQLLGSGGVKPSGRNG; encoded by the coding sequence ATGGGAAAAGATCTCGGAGAATTCCGAACTTACATTCAAAGTCATTTCGAAAAATGGGGATTCACGAAAGCTGAATCTGAGATCGGCATCCTTATTCTTCGCGGACTGAGTCTTCGCGAGATTGCCGGTCAGCGCGGCACTTCAGAGACGACCACACGTCAACAAGCCCTCAGCCTTTACAAAAAAGCTTCGGTCGATGGTCGCCATCAACTTTCTGCTTTCTTTTTAGAACAATTGTTGGGTTCGGGTGGGGTTAAGCCTTCCGGTCGAAACGGCTGA
- a CDS encoding sensor histidine kinase has translation MSKTTSQILKNRALLWLGILCGMSLLVGALSFAYEVHSAKTSVERYVGIWEDDIARAKIFQGDPSLQNKILKQLKEVHAAVGTTEVQNPEQLQCAFSTDVPITYNSLPSGSMRVCFSALDLVLRSFLSPVFMVGILLSFFFIGFVVRREFLTRLHEQKLEAELALNKEIASISRQVAHDIRGPLMALTTLSRLSHEMSSEKKELLNLAVSRIGGIAEDLLNKGKKQEKTTTTEERKADDLSLVTETLLKEYRFSHPDVTFTLHKHIKSSEVPIALEAIKVQRILSNLLNNSLEALPAAEAAINLTLLERDEHWLLQIMDNGSGIPEDVLPKLMQEGFTHGKENGHGLGLYDAKKTLESIGGELQLRSRWGVGTQVVLLFPKNREAEAQIS, from the coding sequence ATGAGCAAAACCACCTCGCAAATACTTAAAAACCGCGCCCTGCTATGGCTGGGGATTTTGTGCGGCATGAGCCTTTTGGTGGGAGCCTTGAGTTTTGCTTACGAAGTCCATTCGGCAAAAACATCCGTCGAACGCTATGTCGGAATTTGGGAAGATGATATTGCCCGCGCAAAAATCTTTCAAGGTGATCCCAGCCTGCAAAACAAAATTCTAAAGCAGCTTAAAGAAGTTCACGCCGCTGTCGGCACAACGGAAGTACAAAACCCGGAACAGTTGCAATGCGCGTTTTCTACGGACGTACCTATCACTTACAATTCATTGCCATCAGGATCCATGCGCGTATGTTTTAGCGCGCTTGATTTAGTTCTGCGCTCTTTTCTTTCACCAGTGTTCATGGTTGGAATCTTGTTAAGTTTTTTCTTCATCGGTTTTGTCGTTCGCCGCGAATTCTTAACCCGTCTGCATGAACAAAAGCTTGAAGCCGAATTGGCATTGAATAAAGAAATCGCCAGCATCTCGCGCCAAGTGGCTCATGATATTCGCGGACCTTTAATGGCCTTAACGACACTCAGTCGTCTTTCCCACGAAATGAGTTCGGAAAAGAAAGAGCTTTTAAATCTGGCCGTGTCCCGCATTGGTGGCATTGCGGAAGATCTTTTGAATAAAGGCAAGAAACAGGAAAAGACGACAACCACGGAAGAGCGCAAAGCGGACGATCTGTCCTTAGTGACAGAGACGCTTTTAAAGGAATACAGATTCTCTCATCCTGATGTGACATTCACCTTGCATAAACATATCAAAAGTTCTGAAGTTCCTATTGCTTTAGAGGCGATCAAAGTTCAACGCATCCTAAGTAATCTATTAAATAACTCTTTAGAGGCTTTACCGGCGGCAGAGGCAGCCATCAACTTGACTCTTTTAGAGCGTGATGAACATTGGCTTTTACAAATTATGGATAACGGCAGTGGGATTCCCGAGGACGTTCTTCCGAAGCTGATGCAAGAGGGCTTTACTCACGGAAAAGAAAACGGTCATGGTTTAGGTCTTTACGACGCCAAGAAAACTTTAGAGTCTATTGGTGGAGAACTGCAATTGCGCTCAAGATGGGGTGTTGGAACACAAGTGGTTTTACTTTTTCCCAAGAACCGAGAAGCCGAAGCGCAGATATCTTAA
- the lnt gene encoding apolipoprotein N-acyltransferase, giving the protein MMKRTIQFFKQKAYEFRWAILSGILVGTSYIPFPPWALIFCYTPLWLYAVEDSKSVKNSFWAAWITQFVLSMIGFHWIAYTAHEFGQIPWSVSVVALLLFCAFMHLYIPVAVAAGTWLRLKFKLEAGPSLFIIAILQSLLERVWPVIFDWNLGYTLFWAKIPTYHLADLIGFLGLSSVVLLFNAWVGYIWLKQNFVKKALTQLSFLSLSFAALVGIGHFHGKNWNRFDREIKATVVQANIGNLEKVYAEQGKGYQEAITNKFVNLTAEAHQKFPDTDIFVWPETAFPDYLDQHLLGRKHTEILKAGLIQFGKPLITGAYSKDEKTDEKVDTSTYNGLFLVDAQTNNLDHPYRKTELLAFGEYLPLSERFPFLLKLLPFVSNFGRGNGPEVMTWNFRGEEIHWGGQICYEGLYPEFSRGLAKKGSDILVNVTNDSWFGDHAEPYQHLYMTLARGIEVRRPLVRSTNTGISTAVLANGDVLQKSPLHKEWSGQFVIKYLKNAPMTFYTKWGHFDWVLLIAALLTLIITGALHARSRRS; this is encoded by the coding sequence ATGATGAAGAGAACGATTCAATTTTTCAAGCAGAAAGCCTACGAATTTCGTTGGGCGATTCTCTCGGGAATTCTTGTAGGCACAAGCTACATTCCCTTTCCCCCTTGGGCTTTAATCTTTTGCTACACTCCGCTTTGGCTTTACGCTGTCGAAGATAGCAAATCCGTGAAGAATTCATTCTGGGCGGCGTGGATTACACAGTTCGTGCTCAGCATGATTGGCTTTCACTGGATTGCCTACACCGCTCACGAATTCGGGCAAATTCCCTGGTCAGTTTCTGTCGTAGCGCTGCTGCTTTTTTGTGCGTTCATGCATCTTTACATTCCCGTCGCCGTGGCGGCCGGAACGTGGTTGCGCCTGAAATTCAAGCTGGAAGCGGGTCCGAGCCTTTTCATCATCGCAATCTTGCAGTCGCTTTTAGAGCGCGTGTGGCCGGTGATTTTTGACTGGAATCTTGGTTATACTCTGTTCTGGGCAAAAATTCCGACTTATCACCTGGCGGACCTCATAGGTTTCTTGGGTCTTTCTTCCGTTGTTCTGCTTTTCAATGCGTGGGTGGGTTACATTTGGCTCAAGCAAAACTTCGTAAAAAAAGCCCTGACACAATTAAGTTTTCTGTCTTTGTCATTTGCCGCATTAGTGGGCATCGGTCACTTCCACGGAAAAAACTGGAACCGCTTTGATCGGGAAATCAAGGCGACGGTCGTTCAAGCCAACATCGGTAATCTTGAAAAAGTCTATGCCGAGCAAGGCAAAGGCTATCAAGAAGCTATCACGAACAAGTTTGTGAACCTGACAGCCGAAGCTCACCAAAAGTTCCCCGACACGGATATTTTTGTTTGGCCCGAGACAGCATTTCCTGACTACCTGGATCAACACCTTCTGGGCCGCAAACACACGGAAATTTTGAAGGCCGGACTGATTCAGTTCGGAAAGCCTTTGATCACGGGAGCCTACTCAAAAGACGAAAAGACAGACGAGAAGGTCGATACATCGACTTACAACGGCCTTTTCCTTGTCGACGCTCAAACCAACAACTTAGATCACCCTTATCGCAAAACCGAACTGCTAGCTTTCGGAGAATACCTGCCTTTAAGTGAACGCTTTCCTTTCCTACTCAAACTTCTGCCATTCGTTTCTAACTTCGGTCGCGGCAACGGTCCTGAAGTCATGACTTGGAATTTCCGCGGTGAAGAGATTCACTGGGGCGGACAGATTTGTTACGAGGGTCTTTATCCTGAATTCTCTCGCGGGCTGGCGAAAAAAGGCTCTGACATTTTGGTGAATGTCACAAATGACTCTTGGTTCGGAGACCATGCCGAACCTTATCAACATCTTTATATGACATTGGCGCGCGGAATTGAAGTGCGTCGACCTTTGGTGCGTTCAACAAATACGGGAATCAGTACGGCCGTCCTTGCAAATGGTGATGTTCTACAAAAATCACCTCTTCATAAGGAATGGAGCGGTCAGTTCGTGATAAAGTATTTGAAAAACGCGCCGATGACTTTCTACACAAAGTGGGGCCACTTCGACTGGGTTCTTTTGATCGCCGCCCTACTGACTTTGATTATTACAGGAGCTCTTCATGCAAGATCTCGTCGTTCTTGA
- a CDS encoding coenzyme F420-0:L-glutamate ligase: MTKTMMITPIQTDVFHQGDDLVEFIIRSVDPLLWKEKTILAITSKIVSIAENRFESLANIDKKSLIRREADHYLGEIGHGVSLTIKHGLMLPAAGIDESNSEHGDYILYPLEPYASAEKIRSALRERLGIKDLGVLLTDSRTGPLRLGVTGVTLSLAGFHPLRNMIGQEDIFGRPLKMTKINVADSLAASAVLMMGEANERCPIAILSGANVEFTDHPCRKDWEVEMNDDMYLPLYKHLLK; this comes from the coding sequence GTGACAAAAACGATGATGATCACCCCGATTCAAACTGATGTCTTTCATCAAGGCGATGATTTGGTGGAGTTCATCATCCGTTCTGTCGATCCTTTGTTGTGGAAAGAAAAAACAATCCTGGCAATCACTTCAAAGATTGTCAGTATTGCTGAAAATCGATTTGAGTCTTTAGCTAATATCGATAAAAAATCATTGATCCGTCGTGAAGCCGATCACTACTTAGGTGAAATCGGACATGGAGTCAGCCTGACGATTAAGCATGGTCTTATGTTACCTGCGGCCGGTATTGACGAATCCAATTCTGAACACGGCGATTACATTCTTTACCCTTTAGAGCCGTACGCTTCCGCAGAAAAAATTCGCTCCGCCCTTCGCGAACGTTTAGGAATTAAAGACCTGGGTGTACTCTTAACCGACTCTCGCACTGGACCTTTGCGTTTAGGCGTGACGGGAGTCACATTGTCGCTGGCGGGATTTCATCCCCTGCGCAATATGATCGGCCAAGAGGATATCTTTGGTCGTCCTTTGAAGATGACCAAGATCAATGTGGCTGACAGCTTAGCGGCTTCGGCGGTGTTGATGATGGGCGAAGCCAACGAGCGCTGCCCGATTGCGATTCTTTCGGGTGCCAATGTCGAATTCACTGATCATCCTTGTCGCAAAGATTGGGAAGTCGAGATGAACGATGACATGTACCTTCCCTTGTACAAGCATCTTCTTAAATAA
- a CDS encoding matrixin family metalloprotease: protein MLKWLGTALVLITVISIQACAPKSQEDCGFVQNVYGERISWKSDVPVTMYIHAQVPDSMIPAILKAADTWEKTAGRKLFNIVTSTRYTGPINPHKDSVNVIYLMSSWEDNRASEQGRTSVYWIGDQIKEADIRLNAADFGFYWNGQTLTRAAKADRQGSAPVNIEALVLHEMGHVLGLKHKDGAGSVMATYLASGDDRVNLAGADQTALQCEY from the coding sequence ATGTTGAAGTGGCTTGGGACCGCGTTGGTCCTTATTACAGTTATATCGATTCAAGCCTGTGCGCCGAAGTCTCAAGAAGACTGCGGTTTCGTGCAAAACGTGTATGGCGAACGCATCTCTTGGAAAAGCGATGTTCCTGTCACGATGTATATCCACGCGCAAGTTCCTGACTCTATGATTCCAGCTATTTTGAAAGCGGCCGACACGTGGGAAAAAACCGCAGGTCGCAAACTCTTCAATATCGTCACGAGCACTCGTTATACAGGTCCGATCAATCCCCACAAGGACAGCGTCAACGTGATCTATTTGATGTCTTCTTGGGAGGACAACCGTGCTTCCGAACAAGGTCGCACGAGTGTTTATTGGATCGGGGATCAAATTAAAGAAGCAGATATTCGTTTAAATGCCGCTGATTTCGGATTTTACTGGAACGGTCAAACTCTGACTAGAGCTGCAAAAGCAGATCGTCAGGGCTCAGCTCCAGTAAATATCGAAGCGCTTGTTCTGCACGAAATGGGACACGTTTTGGGCCTGAAGCACAAAGATGGCGCGGGTTCCGTGATGGCAACGTATTTGGCGAGCGGAGATGATCGCGTGAACTTAGCGGGAGCCGATCAAACGGCCCTCCAGTGCGAATATTAA
- a CDS encoding PBECR2 nuclease fold domain-containing protein, whose protein sequence is MAKTKSRAKKKTTSASEKEYIIVDEAAGLIFDSEEDLYGYFQSAIDKLESEYQSLRSPDDYNDEEQIGREHYLEATLDEPDEVWLDDKTLEEFPVYHFIKNIEQGDEAFKYVAVAYVSSEDEYPTFVFIHFPTKDSRLWQNYQRGEMAYDKNFESVAEGAIEGDALGEGDPLAMGLYMAMLKVRGEKDIAQDKFPEFAALREETIESADEIWRKNDLDGNVLVSFIKEFPDHETVKDLTYIAVTQEDEESNVHSLLFSFPTTDRTLVDRYRQGENLQADEVSQESAH, encoded by the coding sequence ATGGCGAAAACTAAATCCCGTGCGAAGAAGAAAACAACAAGTGCCTCTGAAAAAGAGTACATTATCGTCGATGAAGCGGCGGGACTTATTTTTGACTCCGAGGAAGATCTTTACGGCTATTTCCAGTCAGCTATCGATAAACTCGAATCAGAGTACCAATCTTTACGAAGTCCTGACGATTATAATGACGAAGAACAAATTGGCCGAGAGCATTATCTTGAGGCGACTTTGGACGAGCCGGATGAAGTTTGGTTAGACGATAAGACTCTGGAAGAGTTCCCGGTGTATCACTTCATCAAAAATATCGAGCAAGGTGACGAGGCATTTAAGTATGTCGCAGTGGCCTATGTGTCATCTGAAGATGAATATCCGACTTTTGTTTTTATTCACTTCCCCACAAAAGACAGTCGCCTATGGCAGAACTACCAACGTGGTGAAATGGCTTACGACAAAAACTTTGAAAGCGTCGCCGAAGGCGCCATCGAAGGCGATGCGCTAGGTGAAGGTGATCCTTTAGCGATGGGTCTTTATATGGCCATGCTGAAAGTGCGTGGTGAAAAAGATATCGCTCAAGACAAGTTCCCAGAATTTGCGGCCCTTCGTGAAGAGACAATCGAAAGTGCGGATGAAATCTGGCGTAAGAACGACTTGGACGGAAACGTTCTCGTGAGTTTTATCAAGGAATTTCCGGATCACGAGACAGTCAAAGATTTGACTTACATCGCGGTCACTCAAGAAGACGAAGAGTCGAATGTACATTCGCTTTTATTCTCGTTCCCAACGACGGATCGCACTTTGGTGGACCGTTATCGTCAGGGCGAAAATCTTCAGGCAGACGAAGTCTCTCAAGAGTCTGCCCACTAG
- a CDS encoding isocitrate/isopropylmalate dehydrogenase family protein, whose product MTKLTVIPGDGIGPEIMTQVIRVLKHVKAPFEYEEHQAGEVALHTLGELLPQNTVDSINKNKLAIKGPTTTPVGGGHKSINVTMRQKFDLYANVRPVRSLPGVNCVCNDVDLTIVRENTEDLYAGIERMVDEDTAESIKRITRKGSERIARYAYDLAQRTGRNRVAIVHKANIMKMSDGLFLKVAQEIGWQYPEITTKDVIVDNACMQLVTKPQQFDVIVTENLYGDILSDLCAGLVGGLGVVPGANIGEKAAIFEAVHGSAPDIAGQNKANPTALLQSAVMMLQHVHENAKADAIMKALVAALSDVNARTGDLGGKGSTVSFTDAIIQKLG is encoded by the coding sequence ATGACTAAACTCACAGTGATTCCTGGTGATGGTATTGGTCCTGAGATCATGACTCAGGTGATCCGCGTTCTTAAGCACGTTAAAGCTCCTTTTGAATATGAAGAGCATCAAGCCGGCGAAGTGGCATTGCATACTTTGGGTGAACTTCTTCCTCAGAACACCGTTGATTCTATCAATAAAAACAAACTGGCGATCAAAGGTCCAACGACGACTCCCGTGGGTGGCGGTCATAAATCAATAAACGTAACGATGAGACAGAAGTTCGATCTTTACGCCAACGTCCGCCCGGTTCGTTCTTTGCCTGGCGTAAACTGCGTTTGTAACGATGTGGATTTAACCATCGTTCGTGAAAACACCGAAGACCTGTACGCAGGTATCGAGCGCATGGTGGATGAAGACACGGCAGAAAGCATTAAGCGCATCACTCGCAAAGGTTCTGAGCGTATTGCTCGCTATGCGTATGACCTTGCTCAACGCACAGGCCGCAATCGCGTGGCCATCGTTCATAAAGCAAACATCATGAAAATGTCCGACGGCCTTTTCTTGAAAGTCGCGCAAGAAATCGGCTGGCAATATCCCGAGATCACAACCAAAGATGTGATCGTCGATAATGCCTGCATGCAGTTGGTGACAAAGCCTCAACAGTTTGACGTGATCGTCACTGAAAATCTTTACGGGGATATCTTAAGTGATCTCTGTGCCGGTCTTGTGGGTGGATTGGGAGTTGTTCCAGGCGCCAATATCGGTGAAAAAGCGGCGATCTTTGAAGCTGTTCATGGATCTGCCCCCGACATCGCTGGACAGAATAAAGCCAACCCAACAGCTTTACTTCAATCCGCGGTGATGATGCTTCAGCACGTACATGAAAATGCAAAAGCAGATGCGATCATGAAAGCACTGGTGGCCGCGCTATCTGACGTGAACGCACGTACCGGAGATCTGGGTGGTAAAGGCTCAACGGTGTCCTTCACAGACGCTATCATTCAAAAACTAGGATAA
- a CDS encoding lipase maturation factor family protein, whose protein sequence is MLLTDYNISSWIFSKTLSLCYFIAFLSLLPQLLGLYGRQGILSIDHLLNLLDKEMRSERFYHVPSVFWFASSDLALKAVCFIGMTAASLAFLGFSQSIMFLICFVCYLSFVSAGQLFLSYQWDSLLLEFGFLGLFFAPFQWEWLPLGAHVLHPIIYFMVLFLLFKLMFLSGVVKLANKDPYWKDLSALSFHFWTQPLPTPLAYFAHKLPAGVLRFSTMTLFFIELVAPFFIFYPGPLQTAAVILLVTLQILIILTGNYGFFNILTLGLCLGVLPDSTWGFKINWVENTPVSTVFALIPVILVVPSSLFWIAKSLAEKSKTWDFMLPYMRFFYPFRICNPYGLFAVMTRVRPELVLEGSNDGVHWETYEFKHKPTSLKRFPTVVAPHQPRLDWQMWFAALESFNENLWLQNLLTRIFEGSQDVLMLFEKDPFKGQPPKALRLLRYEYKFSNFSELRKDGVWWTREFIAPYGPIFQREEFTEDESAQKNTDL, encoded by the coding sequence ATGTTATTAACAGACTACAACATCTCTAGCTGGATTTTCTCTAAGACGTTGAGTCTTTGTTATTTCATCGCTTTTCTTTCGCTTTTGCCTCAGCTTTTGGGTCTTTATGGACGGCAAGGTATTTTGTCCATCGATCATCTTTTAAATCTTTTAGATAAAGAGATGCGCTCGGAAAGATTTTATCACGTGCCGTCGGTGTTTTGGTTTGCCTCTTCGGACCTGGCTTTGAAAGCGGTCTGCTTCATTGGAATGACGGCGGCTTCACTGGCGTTCTTAGGATTCAGTCAAAGCATTATGTTTCTTATTTGCTTTGTCTGTTATCTTTCGTTTGTCAGCGCAGGACAGCTCTTTTTAAGTTATCAGTGGGACAGTTTACTTTTAGAGTTTGGCTTCTTAGGACTTTTCTTTGCCCCCTTTCAATGGGAATGGCTGCCCCTGGGAGCTCACGTCTTACATCCGATCATCTACTTCATGGTGCTCTTTTTGCTCTTTAAGCTGATGTTTCTTTCGGGCGTAGTAAAGCTTGCGAATAAAGACCCCTATTGGAAGGACCTGTCGGCTCTTTCTTTCCACTTCTGGACACAGCCCCTGCCAACGCCGCTTGCTTACTTTGCTCATAAACTTCCTGCCGGCGTTCTGCGTTTTAGCACGATGACCTTGTTCTTTATCGAACTTGTCGCACCATTTTTTATTTTCTATCCCGGTCCTCTGCAAACAGCCGCCGTCATTCTTTTAGTTACGTTGCAGATTCTAATCATCCTGACTGGCAACTACGGCTTCTTTAATATTTTAACCTTGGGTCTTTGCCTGGGTGTTCTTCCCGATTCAACCTGGGGCTTTAAGATCAACTGGGTCGAAAACACGCCGGTTTCTACGGTCTTTGCATTGATCCCAGTGATTCTTGTTGTGCCTTCTTCTTTGTTTTGGATTGCCAAAAGTTTGGCGGAAAAATCCAAAACCTGGGACTTCATGCTTCCCTACATGCGTTTTTTCTATCCCTTCCGCATTTGCAATCCGTATGGTCTTTTCGCGGTGATGACTCGCGTTCGTCCGGAGCTGGTCTTAGAAGGAAGCAATGACGGCGTTCACTGGGAGACTTACGAATTTAAACATAAACCCACATCCCTAAAGCGTTTTCCAACTGTGGTGGCTCCTCACCAACCGCGCCTAGATTGGCAAATGTGGTTTGCGGCGCTAGAATCTTTCAACGAAAACTTGTGGCTGCAAAATCTGCTCACACGTATTTTCGAGGGCTCTCAAGATGTCTTGATGCTTTTTGAGAAAGACCCCTTCAAAGGACAGCCGCCCAAAGCTCTTCGTCTTCTTCGCTACGAATATAAATTCTCAAACTTTTCAGAGCTTCGCAAAGACGGTGTCTGGTGGACGCGAGAGTTCATTGCGCCCTACGGCCCGATCTTTCAACGAGAAGAATTCACAGAGGACGAAAGCGCTCAGAAAAACACGGATCTTTAG
- a CDS encoding endonuclease MutS2, producing MQDLVVLDWIEILEKIRSHATSEAGREAVMETKPLASKEQAYQSFQEIADATEVLNQGIRPFMQSLDLYSTWITRLKKHAVLKTLEIKDVRSFCLEALALKEALNTVENNWAQKLASSVMKADEPLSAIDQILTPGGEIRADASETLYRLYKEKERLAREVQTTLDRLVKAHNMENVLQDKYVTTRDGRWVLPVRSGMQHHLPGVIHGSSQTKQTVFMEPETVIPTNNRLRQIEVEIEDEIERLLTELSRYLSSKASEIEITRELLEEADVRFSQAQFATLVEAHPIEFSVDSLELIEARHPLLQLSGKKVVSNSVLLEGKKGILLLSGPNAGGKTVLLKSIGLAAQMARCGLPICASETSKLPFFKDILIGIGDAQSVDEELSTFAAHLKILGKAAAMKGRENLILIDEICGSTDPEEGSALARSFIESFSSNNVFAVITSHLGPLKSGWDEETRVLNGSLEYDPKTGRPTYQFIAGIPGDSLAIQTAKRVGVSQAIVQRALEVLAPATRARLEGLEQIEQLKSDISILQDHLKKETNKALETKRKYEGLLEQFNKDKEEWLQRTLKKAERKVEEAIAQAKVTETFKRHTALQEIKYKLPEIVKAKPVTTPGAPENAEEFAKKFPPGSKVYVPTLSSDGIVQSTPNNKGEVLVLSGSVRLQLHWQDLKPPGKPQNPTSQLVRQSSSFTVALADEDRTLDLRGKTVEDALSELEVALDKAATSREDRLKVIHGHGTEALKKAVRTYLSRSIYVKKWKAGSPESGGDGITWVEIGEA from the coding sequence ATGCAAGATCTCGTCGTTCTTGATTGGATAGAAATTTTAGAAAAGATTCGTTCGCACGCGACGAGTGAAGCCGGCCGTGAAGCCGTGATGGAAACAAAACCACTAGCTTCCAAAGAACAGGCTTACCAGAGCTTCCAAGAAATCGCTGATGCCACAGAAGTTTTAAATCAAGGCATCCGCCCGTTCATGCAAAGCTTGGATCTTTATTCCACTTGGATCACCCGCCTTAAAAAGCACGCGGTTTTAAAAACTTTAGAAATCAAAGACGTTCGCAGTTTCTGTTTAGAAGCACTCGCTTTGAAAGAGGCTTTAAACACAGTTGAAAACAACTGGGCACAGAAATTAGCCAGCAGCGTGATGAAAGCCGACGAGCCTTTGTCTGCTATCGATCAAATCCTGACTCCGGGCGGAGAAATTCGCGCTGACGCCAGTGAAACTCTGTATCGTCTTTATAAAGAAAAAGAACGTCTGGCTCGCGAAGTGCAAACGACGTTGGATCGTTTGGTGAAAGCCCATAACATGGAAAACGTACTTCAAGATAAGTACGTCACCACTCGTGATGGACGCTGGGTCTTGCCTGTTCGCAGTGGCATGCAACACCACCTTCCGGGCGTGATCCATGGATCTTCTCAGACAAAACAAACTGTGTTCATGGAACCAGAAACTGTCATTCCTACGAACAATCGTCTGCGCCAAATCGAAGTTGAAATTGAAGATGAGATCGAAAGACTTTTGACCGAGCTTTCAAGATATCTTTCGTCTAAAGCCAGCGAAATTGAAATCACACGCGAACTTCTTGAAGAGGCCGACGTGCGCTTTTCTCAAGCGCAGTTTGCAACACTCGTGGAAGCCCACCCGATCGAGTTCTCTGTTGATTCGTTAGAGTTGATCGAAGCTCGCCATCCGCTTTTACAGCTTTCCGGCAAGAAGGTCGTTTCAAACTCGGTTCTTCTGGAAGGAAAAAAAGGAATCTTACTTCTGAGCGGTCCTAATGCCGGTGGTAAAACGGTTCTTTTGAAATCCATTGGTCTTGCAGCGCAAATGGCTCGCTGTGGCCTTCCTATTTGTGCCAGCGAAACTTCGAAGCTTCCATTCTTTAAAGATATTCTTATCGGCATTGGTGACGCACAAAGTGTTGATGAAGAGCTTAGTACTTTTGCCGCTCACTTAAAAATCTTAGGCAAAGCGGCAGCGATGAAAGGCCGCGAAAATCTTATTCTGATTGATGAGATTTGCGGATCCACCGATCCAGAAGAAGGAAGTGCCCTAGCAAGAAGCTTTATCGAAAGTTTTTCTTCGAACAATGTCTTTGCCGTTATCACTTCGCACTTAGGGCCTTTGAAATCCGGATGGGACGAAGAAACTCGCGTGCTTAACGGAAGTCTTGAATACGATCCTAAAACCGGTCGCCCGACATATCAGTTCATCGCAGGTATCCCGGGTGATTCGTTGGCTATTCAAACAGCGAAACGTGTCGGCGTATCCCAAGCTATCGTGCAAAGAGCTTTGGAAGTTCTAGCGCCCGCAACTCGCGCGCGTTTGGAAGGCTTAGAGCAAATTGAACAACTGAAATCTGATATCAGCATTCTGCAAGATCATCTTAAAAAAGAAACGAACAAGGCGTTAGAAACAAAACGCAAGTACGAAGGCTTGTTAGAGCAATTCAATAAAGATAAAGAAGAGTGGCTGCAAAGAACTTTGAAAAAAGCCGAGCGCAAGGTCGAAGAAGCCATTGCTCAGGCGAAAGTCACAGAAACTTTCAAACGCCACACGGCTTTGCAAGAAATTAAATACAAGCTTCCTGAAATCGTTAAAGCGAAACCTGTCACAACACCAGGCGCTCCGGAAAATGCGGAAGAGTTTGCAAAAAAATTCCCGCCAGGATCCAAGGTCTATGTGCCGACATTAAGCTCTGATGGTATCGTGCAAAGCACGCCGAATAACAAAGGTGAAGTCCTAGTACTTTCAGGCTCTGTGCGTTTACAACTTCATTGGCAGGATTTAAAACCACCAGGAAAACCGCAAAATCCAACCTCACAATTGGTTCGTCAAAGTTCTTCTTTCACAGTGGCTTTAGCTGACGAAGATCGCACTTTGGATTTGCGCGGAAAAACCGTGGAAGATGCTTTGTCAGAACTGGAAGTCGCTTTGGATAAAGCGGCCACTTCGCGCGAAGATCGCCTCAAAGTTATCCATGGTCACGGAACTGAAGCTTTAAAGAAAGCCGTTCGAACTTATCTGTCACGTTCCATCTACGTGAAAAAATGGAAAGCGGGATCACCAGAAAGTGGTGGCGACGGTATTACTTGGGTTGAAATCGGCGAAGCTTAA